A single region of the Deltaproteobacteria bacterium genome encodes:
- a CDS encoding pyridoxamine 5'-phosphate oxidase family protein — protein MGTTAAPQTTADLCERFGAPDDLTVKHKLPYIDEAASAFLAQCPFVIVATADAQGRCDASPKGDPAGFIHIADKHTVYLPDRPGNKMFQGINNILENPHVGLLCIIPGEEWTMRINGQARIVDDPALLEKLGARGRPAQMAIEIKVEECYFHCPRSFKRAELWNPERFQSYQGDSWGKILAQRTQLDASKVEKLGQRLAEGVKQLP, from the coding sequence ATGGGGACGACAGCAGCTCCACAAACGACAGCAGACCTCTGCGAACGTTTTGGTGCACCCGACGACCTGACCGTCAAACACAAGCTACCCTATATTGACGAGGCAGCGAGTGCATTCCTGGCCCAGTGTCCATTTGTGATAGTCGCAACGGCAGATGCCCAGGGACGGTGCGACGCGTCACCAAAAGGCGATCCCGCCGGTTTTATCCACATTGCTGACAAACACACGGTGTATTTGCCTGATCGCCCTGGGAACAAGATGTTTCAAGGCATCAACAACATTCTTGAGAACCCGCATGTTGGTCTACTCTGCATCATTCCTGGAGAAGAATGGACAATGCGGATCAATGGACAGGCACGGATTGTCGATGATCCTGCACTTTTAGAGAAACTCGGTGCACGCGGTCGCCCAGCCCAAATGGCGATCGAGATCAAAGTGGAAGAGTGCTACTTCCACTGTCCGCGTTCATTCAAGCGTGCTGAGTTATGGAACCCAGAACGGTTCCAATCCTATCAGGGTGATTCGTGGGGAAAGATTCTAGCGCAACGAACGCAGCTTGACGCGAGCAAGGTAGAGAAGCTTGGGCAGCGACTGGCAGAAGGGGTGAAGCAGTTACCGTAA